Proteins encoded in a region of the Leifsonia sp. PS1209 genome:
- a CDS encoding GAF and ANTAR domain-containing protein, with product MSDDAYTDAALALTVAAENGSSLCLSFLNALPVTHAAISTLGAPFGSETICASDSQAARLDELQIDFGAGPCWVALQTRTPVVDADLNAPKESGWPVLRDAIRDTGIRSLYAFPLVIGELNVGAVDLYATTPAALNPTLIARASALADLAATHVARQVIRRLPPVDRDDTDPAAYSRREIHQATGMIIAQMRVNAADAQALLHAHAFTLGRPVREVAADVVARRIKFTRDDTADRD from the coding sequence ATGTCTGACGATGCCTACACCGACGCGGCACTCGCCCTCACGGTGGCGGCCGAGAACGGATCCAGTCTCTGCCTTTCGTTCCTGAACGCGCTGCCCGTGACCCATGCCGCCATCTCGACACTCGGCGCACCCTTCGGCTCTGAGACGATCTGCGCATCGGACAGCCAGGCGGCTCGCCTGGACGAACTGCAGATCGACTTCGGTGCTGGACCCTGCTGGGTCGCGCTGCAAACAAGGACCCCCGTCGTGGACGCTGACCTGAACGCGCCGAAGGAATCGGGATGGCCCGTGCTGCGCGACGCGATCCGCGACACCGGGATCCGCTCCCTGTACGCCTTCCCCCTGGTAATCGGGGAACTGAATGTGGGCGCTGTCGACCTCTACGCCACCACACCCGCGGCCCTGAACCCGACGCTGATCGCCCGCGCATCCGCACTAGCCGACCTCGCCGCAACCCACGTGGCCCGGCAGGTGATCCGCCGCCTACCACCCGTCGACCGCGACGACACCGACCCCGCCGCGTACTCCAGACGCGAGATCCACCAGGCAACCGGCATGATCATCGCCCAGATGCGTGTGAACGCAGCAGACGCACAAGCCCTCCTCCACGCGCACGCGTTCACCCTCGGCCGCCCCGTGCGCGAAGTCGCGGCGGACGTCGTGGCCCGGCGGATCAAGTTCACCCGAGACGACACTGCGGACCGCGACTAA
- a CDS encoding TetR/AcrR family transcriptional regulator, whose amino-acid sequence MSGKNMKAGAQANASGRPRDPAIEEAIIDSTRKLLATKGYSSTTIGDIVADAGVTRPTLYRRWPNKYELVVEAIQYGLRKQREAYPPLDLDALTPREAMVEAVRRINPRFHNPRAMTLHGNFMAEAEREPGLLAQMREHANQPRCQELADVITELQRRGHVREDVDVDVIVSLSFGSYFADFNRYGREVPVDFAERVVATLWPAIAGGDASPLA is encoded by the coding sequence ATGTCCGGCAAGAACATGAAAGCGGGGGCGCAGGCGAACGCCAGCGGTCGACCCCGCGACCCGGCAATTGAAGAGGCCATCATCGATTCGACGCGCAAGCTGCTCGCGACGAAGGGTTACTCGTCGACGACGATCGGTGACATCGTGGCCGACGCCGGTGTGACACGACCGACGCTGTATCGGCGGTGGCCAAACAAGTACGAGCTGGTCGTCGAAGCCATACAGTACGGGTTGCGCAAGCAGCGCGAGGCGTACCCGCCCCTAGACCTCGATGCCCTCACTCCACGAGAAGCGATGGTCGAGGCGGTACGTCGGATCAACCCACGCTTCCACAATCCGCGGGCGATGACTCTGCACGGCAACTTCATGGCCGAGGCGGAGCGCGAGCCAGGCCTGCTTGCGCAGATGAGAGAGCACGCGAACCAACCTAGATGCCAGGAACTCGCTGACGTGATCACTGAGCTTCAACGACGAGGCCACGTGCGCGAGGACGTGGACGTGGACGTGATCGTCAGTCTGTCATTCGGCAGCTACTTCGCCGACTTCAATCGGTACGGACGTGAAGTGCCAGTCGACTTCGCTGAGCGCGTTGTGGCCACGCTGTGGCCCGCTATCGCTGGGGGCGACGCGTCACCGTTAGCGTGA
- a CDS encoding diacylglycerol kinase family protein, with translation MLRSEVAGAEAEHGWATSLWFETGREDSGTAAARAAIAASPDVILAAGGDGTVRAVAEEIHPTGIPLALLPSGTGNLLARNLHLTPDDLPRTVETAFTGTERLVNIATASYRTPDGALQQRAFVVMAGISFDAHTASNSNSALKKRIGWAAYADPIAHSVLKGKRIRLRPGIDGGHAHTLNAHTVIVGNCATITANIPLLPDTIADDGLLDVVVFRPRGPAGWAEIGTRLATNGLLARSRPGRWLMRKTPT, from the coding sequence GTGCTTCGCAGCGAGGTCGCCGGTGCAGAGGCGGAGCACGGTTGGGCGACGTCGCTCTGGTTCGAGACGGGACGGGAGGACTCGGGTACCGCTGCAGCCCGGGCCGCCATCGCCGCGTCACCGGATGTCATCCTCGCCGCCGGCGGAGACGGAACCGTGCGCGCAGTCGCTGAGGAAATCCACCCGACAGGCATTCCGCTGGCCCTCCTGCCCTCCGGCACCGGCAACCTTCTCGCCCGCAACCTTCACCTCACTCCGGACGACCTGCCTCGAACGGTCGAAACCGCGTTCACCGGAACCGAGCGCCTAGTCAATATCGCCACTGCGTCCTACCGAACGCCCGATGGTGCGCTCCAGCAGCGGGCGTTCGTCGTGATGGCCGGCATCAGCTTCGACGCGCATACGGCCTCGAACTCCAACAGCGCGTTGAAAAAGCGGATCGGGTGGGCCGCCTACGCGGACCCCATCGCCCACTCCGTGCTCAAAGGCAAACGCATCCGCCTCCGGCCGGGGATCGACGGCGGTCACGCCCACACGCTCAACGCACACACAGTGATCGTCGGCAACTGCGCCACCATCACCGCGAACATCCCGCTCCTGCCCGACACCATCGCTGACGACGGGCTACTCGACGTTGTCGTCTTTCGACCCCGAGGCCCCGCCGGTTGGGCGGAAATCGGAACACGACTGGCAACAAACGGCCTCCTCGCCCGAAGCCGCCCAGGCCGCTGGCTGATGCGCAAGACCCCGACCTGA
- a CDS encoding acyl-CoA desaturase yields MSEVSVSQPKLLPPSGGEFTALASIIRDSGLLRRRYGYYWSKLVLVPLLTGALVVVFVLVGDSWWQMLTAAVFAFLFTQIAFLGHDAAHRQIFRSGRWNDWVSLIIGDLFVGMSYGWWQHKHTRHHANPNREGADPDIDLPVIAFTPRQATQRPAALRWLIGHQGWFFFPILLLEGLSLHASSVRRVFAREPVKRRPVEIAFLVVRIVGYLALVFLVLSPGKAAVFLAVQLGLFGFYMGMSFAPNHKGMPLVPHDVKLDFLRRQVLMSRNIRGNRVLDFMMGGLNYQIEHHLFPSMPRPHLRRAAPTIRAYCEDHGVPYTQTGLLRSYAIVTRHINRVGLGDKDPFSCPLLELRQTPALPVPPPKA; encoded by the coding sequence ATGTCTGAGGTTTCTGTCAGTCAGCCGAAACTGCTACCGCCTTCCGGTGGTGAGTTCACGGCACTCGCCTCCATCATCCGGGACTCTGGTCTGCTGCGACGCCGGTACGGGTACTACTGGAGCAAGCTGGTCTTGGTTCCGCTGCTCACCGGCGCGCTGGTGGTCGTCTTCGTGCTCGTCGGCGACAGCTGGTGGCAGATGCTCACGGCGGCGGTGTTCGCTTTCCTGTTCACGCAGATCGCCTTCCTGGGGCACGACGCCGCGCACCGGCAGATCTTCCGCTCCGGCCGGTGGAATGACTGGGTGAGCCTGATCATCGGCGACTTGTTCGTCGGGATGAGCTATGGCTGGTGGCAGCACAAGCACACCCGGCACCACGCCAATCCGAACAGGGAGGGTGCCGACCCGGACATTGACTTGCCGGTGATCGCGTTCACCCCTCGGCAAGCGACACAACGCCCTGCGGCGCTGCGCTGGCTGATCGGCCATCAGGGGTGGTTCTTCTTCCCGATCCTGCTTCTGGAAGGGCTTTCGTTGCACGCCTCGAGTGTGAGGCGGGTTTTCGCCCGGGAGCCGGTCAAGCGCAGGCCGGTGGAGATCGCGTTCCTCGTGGTCCGCATCGTCGGTTATCTTGCCCTGGTGTTCCTGGTGCTATCGCCGGGTAAGGCGGCGGTGTTCTTAGCGGTGCAGCTGGGTCTGTTTGGTTTCTACATGGGGATGTCGTTTGCACCTAACCACAAGGGAATGCCGCTGGTGCCACACGATGTGAAGCTCGACTTCCTGCGCCGGCAGGTGCTGATGAGCCGCAACATCCGCGGCAACCGGGTGTTGGATTTCATGATGGGCGGCCTGAACTACCAGATCGAACATCACCTGTTCCCGTCTATGCCGCGGCCACACCTGCGGCGCGCGGCGCCCACTATTCGTGCGTATTGCGAAGACCACGGCGTGCCTTACACCCAGACTGGGCTTCTGCGCTCGTACGCCATCGTGACAAGGCACATCAACCGCGTCGGCCTGGGAGACAAGGATCCGTTCAGCTGCCCGCTGCTTGAGTTGCGGCAGACGCCGGCTCTGCCCGTACCGCCACCGAAGGCCTAG
- a CDS encoding putative quinol monooxygenase: protein MTANPDGYVTVLWDARAKPGKEDDLKAFIAAAVTPSRNDPGNIDYEAHEVEGQPGSFVIYERWERRASLDAHLSAPRMVALVPEMLELIDGSIEDGIRLLRPFRPAA, encoded by the coding sequence ATGACAGCGAACCCTGATGGCTACGTGACCGTCCTCTGGGACGCGAGGGCCAAGCCCGGCAAGGAGGACGACCTCAAGGCGTTCATCGCTGCCGCCGTAACGCCGTCCCGTAACGATCCCGGCAACATCGATTACGAGGCCCACGAGGTCGAAGGCCAGCCCGGCTCGTTCGTAATCTACGAGCGTTGGGAGAGGCGCGCTAGCCTCGACGCCCACCTCAGCGCGCCTCGGATGGTGGCACTCGTGCCGGAGATGCTCGAGCTGATCGACGGATCCATCGAGGACGGCATCCGTTTGCTGCGTCCCTTCCGGCCCGCGGCCTGA
- a CDS encoding low temperature requirement protein A yields MVNGQLRRRDDAEAQRAATLELFYDLVFVFAITQVSHLLLDHLTWVGAGQAAIVLLAVWWSWNYTTWATNELNPETNPVRLLLIALMLGSLLMAIAVPHAFGKYGLLFAVAYLAIQVGRHAFLTFVAADRGSVGREQAGRILVWFLIAGVFWISGGMAEGGLRAGLWLLALALDYIAPRILFPLPGRPRLAAGSWRLATGHFTERFGLFVIAAIGETIILTGATTAGQELDPGTVAAFISAFAGSAALWWLYFRSTRELSERSLDREASRTGRARDIYTYGHVLVVAGIILAAVGDELVIAHPLEPLGGAELIAVVAGPVLFLLAQVALQLRAMRRLGYSRLAAITACAALGLLGCALPALLISAALVAVLIAVALLDQFSRDSTHGVYGEGGASRTKPQQDRA; encoded by the coding sequence GTGGTGAACGGTCAGCTTCGACGTCGAGACGACGCCGAGGCCCAGCGAGCCGCGACGCTGGAGCTGTTCTACGACCTCGTGTTCGTGTTCGCAATCACGCAGGTCTCGCATCTGCTCCTTGATCACCTCACTTGGGTGGGAGCTGGCCAGGCAGCGATCGTCCTGCTCGCAGTGTGGTGGTCGTGGAACTACACGACATGGGCCACGAACGAACTCAATCCGGAGACCAATCCCGTCCGCCTCCTGCTGATCGCGCTCATGCTTGGGAGCCTGCTCATGGCGATCGCTGTCCCGCACGCCTTCGGCAAGTACGGCCTTCTCTTCGCTGTTGCCTACCTCGCCATTCAAGTCGGCCGGCACGCCTTCCTCACGTTCGTAGCGGCAGACCGAGGCAGCGTCGGACGGGAGCAGGCCGGGCGCATTCTCGTCTGGTTCCTGATCGCCGGTGTGTTCTGGATCTCTGGTGGTATGGCCGAGGGCGGCTTGAGAGCAGGGCTGTGGTTGCTTGCGCTTGCCCTCGACTACATCGCTCCACGCATTCTCTTTCCGCTCCCCGGCCGACCGCGGCTTGCGGCGGGCTCCTGGCGGCTCGCTACCGGCCACTTCACCGAGCGATTCGGGTTGTTCGTGATCGCTGCAATCGGCGAGACGATCATCCTAACCGGGGCCACGACCGCCGGACAGGAACTAGACCCAGGGACCGTGGCTGCTTTCATCAGCGCCTTCGCCGGATCGGCAGCACTGTGGTGGCTCTACTTCAGGTCCACCCGCGAACTCAGCGAACGTTCCCTCGACCGTGAGGCCAGCCGAACCGGTCGTGCGCGGGACATTTACACGTACGGCCACGTGTTAGTCGTCGCCGGGATCATTTTGGCGGCCGTGGGCGACGAACTCGTGATCGCACACCCGTTGGAACCTTTGGGCGGTGCTGAGCTGATCGCAGTCGTCGCGGGTCCGGTCCTCTTCCTTCTTGCACAAGTCGCTCTGCAATTGCGGGCGATGCGTCGCTTGGGATACAGCCGGTTGGCAGCGATCACCGCGTGTGCGGCGCTGGGTTTGCTTGGCTGCGCTCTCCCGGCACTGCTGATAAGTGCAGCGCTTGTTGCGGTGCTCATCGCCGTGGCGCTGCTCGATCAGTTCAGCCGAGACAGCACACACGGGGTATACGGCGAAGGAGGAGCATCCAGAACCAAGCCTCAGCAGGATCGTGCATGA
- a CDS encoding GAF and ANTAR domain-containing protein yields the protein MRAQSKERQLAEAFVTLADTMVDEYDVVDLLHTVVELCSSLLDATDAGILLPNTAGDLEVAASSSERSRLIGLLQLGEGEGPCVDAYRTGDLVTVDNIAATYARWPSFAIAAAESGYASMHAIPLRLRKETIGSLNLFRDRTGGFSADDAVTARALADGATIGILHERSLRESDIARSQLQHALDSRVIIEQAKGVIAHTQNVDMDDAFQLIRARARNTRTRLSEVARQIVEHPFDTAAAAPRSQH from the coding sequence ATGAGGGCCCAAAGCAAGGAGCGACAGCTCGCCGAAGCGTTCGTCACCCTCGCCGACACCATGGTCGACGAATACGACGTCGTCGACCTCCTGCACACCGTCGTCGAACTCTGCTCCTCCCTGCTCGACGCCACCGACGCCGGCATCCTGCTCCCCAACACGGCAGGCGACCTCGAAGTCGCCGCGTCCAGCAGCGAGCGCAGCCGCCTCATCGGACTGCTGCAGCTCGGCGAGGGCGAAGGGCCCTGCGTTGACGCATACCGAACAGGCGACCTCGTCACCGTCGACAACATCGCCGCCACATACGCACGTTGGCCGTCCTTCGCGATCGCCGCCGCCGAATCCGGGTACGCCTCCATGCACGCCATCCCGCTGCGACTGCGAAAAGAGACCATCGGCTCACTCAACCTGTTCCGGGACCGCACCGGCGGATTCTCGGCCGATGACGCCGTCACCGCCCGAGCACTCGCCGATGGAGCAACAATCGGCATTCTGCATGAACGCTCCCTGCGTGAATCGGACATCGCCCGCAGCCAGCTGCAACACGCGCTCGACAGCAGAGTCATCATCGAACAAGCCAAAGGCGTGATCGCGCACACACAGAATGTGGACATGGACGACGCCTTCCAGCTAATCCGCGCCCGCGCCCGCAACACCCGCACCCGTCTCTCCGAGGTCGCCCGCCAAATCGTCGAGCACCCGTTCGACACCGCCGCCGCGGCGCCGAGGTCGCAGCACTAA
- a CDS encoding N(5)-(carboxyethyl)ornithine synthase encodes MSADSRSSVPLTLGVLAASAKPDERRLPLHPARLDRIPAELRERIVLETGYGARFGATDEVLRPLVGRIASRADVIASSDVVLLPKPQPSDLDDLRDGQVLWGWPHCVQDREITQRAIDKRLTLIAFEAMNHWTSSGNFALHVFHVNNELAGYSSVVHALGLVGRTGDYGRRLNAVVIGFGATARGAVTALNAHGIHDVQVLTNREVAAVGSPIHSVRIVQFDHDDDAPFLSHVITDAGRVPLAPFLAQADIVVNCTLQDPNAPLTYLTEDDLSAFAPGSLIVDVSCDEGMGFSWARSTSFDAPIIEVGDHVQYYAVDHSPSYLWDSATWEIGEALTPFLEVVMAGPDAWQADPTIRRAIEIQDGSIVNPAILTFQNREPRPPYREVRRR; translated from the coding sequence ATGTCGGCCGATTCCCGTTCTTCTGTTCCGTTGACGCTCGGCGTCCTCGCGGCCTCGGCGAAGCCGGATGAGCGCCGCCTGCCGCTGCATCCGGCTCGTCTCGACCGCATCCCGGCCGAGCTGCGGGAGCGCATCGTGCTCGAGACCGGGTACGGCGCTCGGTTCGGTGCGACCGACGAGGTGTTGCGTCCCTTGGTCGGACGCATCGCCTCCCGCGCCGACGTGATCGCGTCGAGCGATGTCGTGCTGCTCCCCAAACCGCAGCCGTCCGACCTGGACGACCTCCGCGACGGCCAAGTGCTCTGGGGCTGGCCGCACTGCGTGCAGGACAGAGAGATCACGCAGCGCGCAATCGACAAGCGCCTGACCCTGATCGCCTTCGAGGCCATGAACCACTGGACGAGCAGTGGCAACTTCGCCTTGCACGTCTTCCACGTCAACAACGAGCTCGCCGGGTACAGCTCAGTGGTCCATGCTCTCGGGCTGGTCGGCCGCACAGGCGACTACGGCCGGCGGCTCAACGCCGTCGTCATCGGGTTCGGAGCGACCGCGCGTGGTGCGGTGACCGCACTGAATGCCCACGGCATCCACGACGTGCAGGTCCTCACCAACCGGGAGGTCGCCGCGGTCGGCTCTCCGATCCACTCGGTGCGCATCGTGCAGTTCGATCACGATGACGACGCCCCGTTCCTCAGTCACGTCATCACCGACGCCGGGAGGGTGCCGCTCGCCCCCTTTCTCGCGCAGGCGGACATTGTCGTGAATTGCACCCTGCAGGATCCGAACGCGCCTCTCACCTACCTCACGGAGGACGATCTCTCGGCTTTCGCCCCGGGAAGCCTGATCGTCGACGTCTCGTGCGACGAGGGCATGGGATTCAGCTGGGCGCGCTCGACCAGCTTCGACGCCCCGATCATCGAGGTCGGCGATCATGTGCAGTACTACGCCGTCGACCACAGTCCGTCCTACCTCTGGGACTCCGCGACCTGGGAGATCGGGGAGGCGCTGACGCCGTTCCTCGAGGTCGTGATGGCTGGCCCCGACGCCTGGCAGGCCGACCCGACCATCCGGCGCGCGATCGAGATCCAGGACGGTTCGATCGTGAACCCGGCGATTCTCACCTTCCAGAACCGCGAGCCGCGGCCGCCGTACCGGGAAGTCCGCCGTCGCTGA
- a CDS encoding ParB N-terminal domain-containing protein — protein sequence MSDTTTAAGTIEHLDPHTLIIEDNVRPSAPITPAFVQSIKENGVLTPVLAHRTDGGQVTVRAGQRRVFAAREAGLATIPVYLVEADEVAAERIVQQIVENDQREAVSDGDRAAAFQQLAFEGLSVTAIARRTGTKQKEVRTALAVVENKAAASAIQEHPLTLDQAAVLIEFDGDDELRADLIQVATTDPAQFAHAAQRARDDKARAKTKTDAVADLAGRGYLILASDPGYYDTEYTRISELLTADDQRVTVEQIENQEGRAAFVRVYADGDANISYFLHDAKAAGFHSYGGTQSTSGPMTDDEKAERRILIANNKAWASAETVRREWLTNLLSRKTLPKDVAVVIAKGLTIHRQAVSTAAREGNELAHQLLGLEPSGYFENDRLAALVERTPAKAQHVTLAVVLGACESVTSKQTWRHPSSTDADYFTQLASWGYSLSDVEQIVTAHTAAEAEPDAAQVSGRPGEGD from the coding sequence ATGAGCGACACCACCACCGCGGCGGGCACCATCGAACACCTCGACCCGCACACCCTCATCATCGAGGACAACGTGCGACCCTCCGCACCCATCACCCCCGCCTTCGTGCAGTCCATCAAAGAGAACGGGGTGCTCACCCCCGTCCTCGCCCACCGCACAGACGGCGGCCAGGTGACCGTCCGGGCAGGACAGCGCAGGGTGTTCGCCGCCCGCGAAGCAGGGCTGGCCACCATCCCCGTCTACCTGGTGGAGGCAGACGAGGTGGCTGCGGAGCGGATCGTGCAGCAGATAGTCGAGAACGACCAGCGCGAAGCCGTCAGCGACGGCGACCGTGCCGCCGCGTTCCAGCAACTCGCGTTCGAAGGACTCAGCGTCACCGCAATCGCACGACGCACCGGGACCAAGCAGAAGGAGGTCCGGACCGCGTTAGCCGTGGTCGAGAACAAGGCTGCGGCGAGCGCAATCCAGGAGCACCCGCTGACCCTGGATCAGGCGGCCGTCCTGATCGAGTTCGACGGCGACGACGAGCTCCGCGCCGACCTCATCCAGGTCGCGACCACGGACCCGGCGCAGTTCGCGCACGCGGCCCAGCGGGCACGCGACGACAAAGCCCGCGCCAAGACAAAGACCGACGCGGTAGCCGATCTGGCCGGACGCGGCTACCTGATCCTCGCCAGCGATCCCGGTTACTACGACACCGAGTACACACGGATCAGCGAACTGCTCACCGCCGACGACCAACGGGTCACCGTCGAGCAGATCGAGAACCAGGAGGGGCGAGCAGCCTTCGTGCGCGTCTACGCGGACGGTGATGCCAACATCAGCTACTTCCTCCACGATGCGAAAGCGGCTGGGTTCCACAGCTACGGCGGCACCCAGTCCACGTCCGGCCCGATGACCGACGACGAGAAGGCCGAGCGGCGCATCCTGATCGCCAACAACAAGGCGTGGGCATCCGCCGAGACCGTCCGCCGCGAATGGCTCACCAACCTCCTCTCCCGCAAGACCCTTCCCAAGGACGTAGCGGTGGTGATCGCGAAGGGTCTGACCATCCACCGGCAGGCGGTCAGCACCGCCGCCCGCGAGGGCAACGAGCTCGCCCACCAGCTGCTCGGCCTGGAGCCGTCCGGCTACTTCGAGAACGACAGGCTGGCCGCGCTGGTCGAGCGGACCCCGGCGAAAGCTCAGCATGTGACTCTCGCGGTCGTGCTCGGAGCGTGCGAATCCGTCACCAGCAAGCAGACCTGGCGGCACCCGTCGTCCACCGACGCCGACTACTTCACCCAGCTCGCCAGTTGGGGGTACAGCCTCAGCGACGTCGAACAGATCGTCACCGCCCACACGGCAGCCGAGGCGGAACCAGACGCCGCTCAGGTCAGTGGGCGGCCTGGCGAAGGCGACTGA
- a CDS encoding FAD-dependent oxidoreductase codes for MVLAGDEGDPDLRRLRAFAERNGIPYRTVLRGDGAAWGALAAGCELPENGACVVTGRQRVLSSPTNRKSAAAFGLDLREAHGLERCGMLVVGAGPAGLAAAVYGASDGLDVLLVEELGVGGKAGTSSRIKNYLGFPHGVSSRELTRAGTLQAVKIGARIIAPRSATALAWTSAGFRVGVDDETDMFARGVVIATGVQYRRSPPHPGLFS; via the coding sequence TTGGTTCTCGCCGGCGACGAGGGCGATCCCGACCTGCGCAGGCTGCGGGCGTTCGCCGAGCGCAACGGGATTCCCTACCGCACCGTGCTGCGCGGCGACGGTGCGGCGTGGGGCGCCCTGGCGGCGGGGTGCGAGCTGCCGGAGAACGGTGCATGCGTGGTGACCGGTCGGCAACGCGTCCTCTCGAGTCCCACCAACCGGAAGTCCGCCGCCGCATTCGGACTCGACCTTAGGGAAGCGCATGGGCTGGAGCGGTGCGGCATGCTCGTCGTCGGGGCTGGACCGGCTGGTCTGGCAGCCGCGGTGTATGGCGCCTCTGACGGTCTTGACGTGCTGCTTGTCGAAGAGCTTGGCGTTGGTGGCAAAGCGGGGACATCGTCGCGCATCAAGAACTACTTGGGTTTCCCGCACGGCGTCTCCAGCCGTGAATTGACTCGAGCGGGGACACTGCAAGCTGTGAAGATCGGCGCCCGGATCATCGCCCCGCGTTCGGCGACCGCGCTGGCCTGGACCTCCGCTGGATTTCGTGTAGGCGTGGACGACGAGACGGATATGTTCGCCCGCGGTGTCGTGATCGCAACGGGCGTGCAGTATCGGCGGTCGCCGCCGCACCCTGGACTATTTTCTTGA
- a CDS encoding SDR family NAD(P)-dependent oxidoreductase, protein MTTTLITGGNRGLGYEVARRLIDAGQNVWIGGRDAASGQEAADRLGAHFVQLDVTDDASVAAAVANVRAQVGHLDVLINNAGILGEVAAPEDMTADQLRDVYETNVFGLVRVTRAFLPLLRKGTDPSVINVTSGMGSFALTQDPARVESQYTLAAYGSSKSAVTMLTTQYAKTIPDVRFNAVDPGQTATAFTGNVGQSVAEGAEAAVRMATLGPATPTGTATDRDGILPW, encoded by the coding sequence ATGACAACAACTCTGATTACTGGCGGTAACCGCGGACTCGGCTACGAGGTCGCCCGTCGTCTGATCGACGCAGGCCAGAACGTCTGGATCGGTGGCCGCGACGCGGCCAGCGGACAGGAAGCGGCCGACCGCCTCGGCGCCCACTTCGTGCAGTTGGACGTGACGGACGATGCGTCCGTCGCAGCTGCTGTTGCCAACGTGCGAGCGCAGGTGGGGCACTTGGATGTCCTCATCAACAACGCAGGCATCCTCGGTGAGGTGGCAGCACCCGAGGACATGACTGCAGATCAGCTGCGCGATGTGTACGAAACGAACGTGTTCGGACTCGTACGAGTCACACGCGCGTTCCTTCCGCTGCTCCGAAAGGGCACCGACCCCTCGGTGATCAACGTGACCAGCGGTATGGGATCCTTCGCTCTGACGCAGGACCCCGCCCGGGTGGAATCGCAGTACACCCTCGCGGCGTACGGCTCTTCCAAGAGCGCGGTCACGATGCTCACCACGCAATACGCGAAGACCATCCCGGACGTCCGGTTCAACGCAGTCGATCCGGGGCAGACGGCCACGGCGTTCACCGGCAACGTCGGCCAGAGCGTCGCAGAAGGAGCCGAGGCAGCGGTTCGCATGGCCACCCTCGGCCCGGCCACGCCCACCGGAACCGCGACCGACCGCGACGGCATCCTCCCCTGGTGA
- a CDS encoding alpha/beta hydrolase: protein MPTGNPKNLALEPAAQAFVDATANPPYLYQLAPEDGRKAVDGVQDEEIWKPEVDEEWITVQGGPTGSVPVRIVKPKGATGVLPVVLYTHGAGWVFGDAHTHDRLVRDLAVGTGAALVFPEYDRAPEHQYPVQNEQSYAVAKWVVQHGADKGLDGSNVAIAGDSVGGNMAIALNLMGDARGDVTFKGAVLFYPVTDAKFDTASYDEFAEGYFLARDGMRWFWDQYAKSETERAEITASPLRATEEQLAFFPPTLVINGEADVLRDEGEAFAAKLRRAGVEVTQVRYAGIVHDFVMVNSLHDTSAAKAAVAQAVSHLKAALSA, encoded by the coding sequence ATGCCCACCGGCAACCCCAAGAACCTCGCCCTCGAACCCGCCGCCCAGGCGTTCGTCGACGCCACCGCGAACCCGCCGTACCTCTACCAGCTCGCCCCCGAGGACGGACGCAAGGCCGTCGACGGCGTGCAGGACGAGGAGATCTGGAAGCCAGAGGTCGACGAGGAGTGGATCACCGTCCAGGGCGGTCCCACCGGCAGTGTCCCCGTCCGCATCGTGAAGCCGAAGGGCGCCACCGGCGTCCTACCCGTCGTGCTCTACACGCACGGCGCGGGCTGGGTGTTCGGCGACGCGCACACCCACGACCGCCTGGTGCGCGACCTCGCCGTCGGCACCGGCGCGGCCCTCGTGTTCCCCGAATACGACCGTGCGCCCGAGCACCAGTACCCGGTCCAGAACGAGCAGTCCTACGCCGTCGCCAAGTGGGTCGTGCAGCACGGCGCCGACAAGGGCCTCGATGGATCCAACGTCGCGATCGCGGGTGACTCCGTCGGCGGCAACATGGCCATTGCGCTGAACCTCATGGGCGACGCGCGCGGCGACGTGACGTTCAAGGGCGCCGTTCTGTTCTACCCGGTCACCGATGCGAAGTTCGACACCGCGTCGTACGACGAGTTCGCGGAGGGATACTTCTTGGCTCGCGACGGCATGAGGTGGTTCTGGGACCAGTACGCGAAGAGCGAGACCGAGCGCGCCGAGATCACCGCTTCTCCGCTCCGAGCAACCGAGGAACAGCTCGCGTTCTTCCCGCCGACGCTCGTGATCAACGGCGAGGCTGACGTGCTCCGCGATGAGGGCGAGGCGTTCGCCGCGAAGCTCCGCCGTGCCGGCGTTGAGGTCACCCAGGTTCGCTACGCCGGGATCGTCCACGACTTCGTGATGGTCAACAGCCTGCACGACACCAGCGCCGCGAAGGCAGCCGTGGCCCAGGCCGTCTCGCACCTGAAGGCAGCACTGTCGGCCTAA